From the Salarias fasciatus chromosome 5, fSalaFa1.1, whole genome shotgun sequence genome, the window GGCTCAAGCCTCCCACCAGCTGAGACGGTCGAACAAACAGGCAGGACAGCTCACTGCAGCCGTACCAGAAGGTTTCTTGAAAGTTCaagattgttgtcattttcagtcataattgttttttctgcatttttctggACACTTCCATCAAATATACTCTGCAtcataacaaagaaaaactttaagtttaaatataaaggttattatggcactattttaccattTCAGTCCACTCAAGAACTTACTGAGCTGTATGGTTTAGACTATCTTAAAGGCATATTCAaggattctccgccgatttcgtacaacatggccgatttgccatttttggagcgcTGCCATGCGCGGCTGCctccatgaggactgtgggagcgcgcacgtcagccgcatgtcagtttgttttcatccgcgcagctggagcatcgtctttcataggattaaaacacatctgtaatcatgtcggactcttcttccaatcatacatcAGAATACGATCCATAAAGTAGAGTCTGACATGTttatgcagcagaaacacatctgaatgggataatcagcaggttactgtccagcagaaacttcccctcgtcctgatcagtcctaaatccctttagtgctttgaatgtccgccaactcgtaaaggaatctcccgGTAAAACAGCGTTTTGCCTTCTTTTGTATGGCCTCTCTTCTATCTGCCATCTcaaacagtgttgtttttttgtggctaGCCATCTTCGGAGGCGCCGGGAGGAGCAAGCCGCTTCTGAATGAGGTGCTTTGGTCGCTCCCACTGcatcacttcctaaacaatgctctgcgcatgcggcTTGAAACCAGAGcggcacagaggcggcgactcgacatgatatgtcatcacgcaaacgtgTTCCCatattgattggcattatgactgctcAATTACGAGTTGGAACCAGACAGTTGTGATTGGTTCCAAGGATCCTCCAGTACACCTTTAAAgtatattaaataaataaatcagagaacacACATGGTGGGGGAAGTTAACCTGctctaaagtttttttttaattagattcacatcaaaaaaagacattttctcaaACCTGAGAGGTAATCTGAGGAGCTCTCGGATTAAAAACAACTCTTTAATCTTACTTCTGTTTTTCCCGCAGTTTCTTGGGCATCACGTCTTCAGGAGTCCACGTGTCCTTAAAACAAACGAGACAGAAACAGCTTTtattcagaaacactgagaagtaAAGACATGAGAAGAAGCCTGTGACTCACTGGATCCACGAAGGTGATTCCAAAAGCTTCGTATCCGAAGTAGagcagctccttctccagcaGGGACTGCTGGATGTAGTCCTTCACCACCTGGGGATCACAGCACACTGCTCAGCAGCAAGGCTTTAACTCCACCCTCAacgccagcagctgcaggagacggGCTGCGCCACCTGCCGGGCCGGGATCGCCGCCGCCTTGTCCTCGCCCAGCACCACGGAGTAGtagttcaggttctggttcatGACCACGTCTTCGGGGTGGAACAGCAGGTAGGTCTTGGCGCACTCGATGGCCTGCTCGTACTTCTCACCTGGACGgacggagaggagcagaggccCATCAGGAACTCTCTCCTCAGGTCCCGCCCCGGACACGCCCACTTTTACCATATATGAccaatacaaaaacaaataccTCACTGATCTTCTGCCTGCTGATCAATGGAGCTTTACGATCAATCGTGGCAGAGAAGGCACGGAAATTTCTTATTCTTTGAATTATTGATAGAACGAAATGTGGATTGTTGTGATCCTGCTTTGAATGGTAGAGATATACGAGTGGCGTTTCTACAGCTGTTGGGGTTTTAACGTGTTTTATTCTGCACCATTCAACAGTTTTAGTTCTTCAACTGAAAGAAAAGTTCATTTATCAATATATTGCTTTAAGTGTGATACAATATTTTTCAGAGCATACAAATAATATCTGATTTCAGTGTATTGTAATATACTGGAAAATATATAGGGAATGTATTGCCTAATATATTGAATATTTTCCATTCTACTgcaatataatatatatattttatagtAGCTTGCAAACCAAAAAGTTCATCAGCTTGCACTTCTTCTGATGGATACTGAGGCTCAGCCTCTACAGTGAGCTGTTTGCAGGTTCAATCCCCCACCTGTGCACATGTCaaaagtgcccttgagcaagacgctggaCCCAGAAGCGCTCCTGGTGGCggagtgtgaatgtgactgaagcAGTTCCACCTGAATGCAGCTGTTGCTGGTTTTTAACATCATGCAGTGGATCAACCGCCTGTGCCGGAGTTCTcttgagcagcagaaacatggcCGCCGTCTCAGTTCACtgagtgtttctctctgtttctaaCCGCTGGTTGACGTACTGATGGATGGGTGGAGCTTCGCCTCTGCTCTTCTACTGATGCAGACGCTCAGTGGCTCCCAACACCCAGCGTGCAGAACTTGTAATTTGACGCCGGCCTCGCGCTTCCAGAGACTCACTGTTGTAGTAGGAGAACTGCAGGTAGTTGAAGTGAGACGGCAGGAAGTCGTCGAAGGGCTTGTCCCGCCCGGCGCTGGAGGCCAGCTCCACGGAGCAGTGCTGCTTACAGTTCAGCACCTGCATGTAgtggtctgacacacacacacacacacacacacacacacacccgtcacTACCGGCTGCTCGGGGCGTGCGGGGCGTGCTGGAGCCCTCCTCACCCGTCACGGTCTGGAACAGGTCGGCGCTGTACTCCATGTACTGGTAGCCGTCGTAGCTGTAGGCTCCCTCGCACAGCGCCCTGCACTCCCGCTGGGCGGGGAAGTAGCGCTCCAGCGCCGCCTCGAAGCGCTCCGCCGCCAGGCCGAAGGAGTCGTCGCTGTAGAGGCTCTTCCCCAGGAGGAACTGGGCCTGCGGAGAGACGGGAGCGGCTCCGTgagccacggcggcggcgccggcggcgccggcggcggggGAACGGCCGGTGAACGGGCTCTCACCATGTGTGTCGGCGTCTCCAGGTCTTTGAAGTCCGCCTCCTGCACCCCCGCCATCATCCTGTAGTAGTCCAGGTTCTGCTTCATCTCCACGTGGGTCGGGTTGGCCTGGAAGAACGTGTTGGCCGCCGCCACCGCTTTGTCCAGCTTATTGATCTGAGGAAACAGACGGCCTGCAGGTCAGTGACACCATCAGGATGGAACAGTGGTCTCACACCCCCGCTTCAACCAGCGTGGAAGTCTTTCGGTGTCCAGCATAGGGCAGACGGGCCCAAAATTTGGTCATCATACAGTGTCCAATCCGGCCGACAGGGTGACGTTCGTTCAGATCTACTGACAGGAGTTGCTGTGTTTGGGATTTGTGGAAAGAAGTTAAATTTAATCGACTCTTTTCatgaaaacactaaaacttttaaactgtttcagctgttaaatCTCCGGTCAGGAGCTCTCTGTGGCCTCTGGACTGAGACGGCCGCGAGAATACAACACTTCAATCATCTGAGAGGGAAAttctgtggttttctttgaGTTTAAAGCATGAAAATCTCCATGTGTGCAGACTGCTCTGAGACGTTGCATAACTGCTGGATCTGAGGTGCAGGAGCCTTTCCTGGCCTGTTTTCATCGTGGTGCGTTCAAGGTCCTGAAAACCCACATCTGAAGTTCACGTTTCATTGTTCTGAGCTGAGAGATTCGGAGTTGTTCCGAAGCTGCTGCGCGCTGGGAGACGCGCACGGAGCGCAGGCAGCAGCCTGGAGCTGTGCGTCCTGACTCCACCTAAAGACGTGGCACGGCCGCCTGTCTTTCCGGGGGGGTGGGGACACCCAGTTACCCTGATCCACAGCAGAGCGGCCGCTTTCCACCGCCAGAGGCCGGAGCTGCGCGAGCGGCCGGGGGAAGCCGGGTACCTTGAAGTAGGCCACTTGCAGGTAGTTGTAGGGAGTCCGCTTCTTgaactccagctccacctcctcgcTCACCAGATGGAGAGTTGGAGACCCGAGTTTCTCCAGCTCGCAGGAGTTCACGCAGTCCGCCCGCTTCAGGATCCTCTGAAAGAAGCCCAGGTCCTCCACGGACCCGGCCCCGGGCACCGGCGCCCCGGAGCCGAACGCCGTGCTGTTGGCGCAGCCCAGCCGGCACTGCGCCTTGACGCCGCGGACCGTGGCTTTGTTCCGCAGAGCCTTCTCCATGTTGAGGATGACCGACAGCCAGTCCCCCCGGTAGTAGGCTTCCACCGCCGTGTCGAAGAGGAAGTCGTAGGGCTCCAGCAGCACGCGCGCCGCCGGGACGGAGTTCTCCTGCGCGCGGGACGCGGCGAGCAGAGCCGCGAGGAGCGGCAGCGCGTAACGGAGCTCCATGCTGCTGAGAGCGGGCAGAGGCACCGGGAGAGGCACCGGGagccggcggcggaggcggccagggaagagggaggaggaggcaggaggcaggagcggggctggaggtggggTTTCAGCCCCGGagccccccctctcccctctcccctctccccccgcgcGCCACGCCACCACATGCAGTCCAGCACACAGCGCACCAGCCCTCCTGGTTTAGAAAAGTCTTATAACACAATATTAAGTCCAAAAAAACTAAACCCCCTCTGCTCCTgagaggttctcccacttttccAGGGCCGGACAAACGTCCAAAAGACGCCCGGGGGGAGAGCCTGGTGACAGAGACCCCCCACTGAGCAGAGAGGGTTTCTCACATTACactttgcttgtttgtttgtttttttcccccattgttTTCTACAGAAGTGTATTATCTGGTAATTACGAGGGAATGTAAAGTAAAAGAGAGTAGAgtagagagttactttattgatccccaaCTGGGAAATTCTGGAAAGAAATTCGTCTGTTTTTCCTGAATTATCCACATATTTATCTCGTTATTATGAGAAAAAATAAGAGTGAGGAGGTGGGCGCTGCTTTCGAACCAAGTCTCCAAGAATTCATGAGGAACAGTGAAGCCTTCTGCAGTGGAACATGACCCATGCAGGTTTTAGGGACACAGTGACTCGGTTTGTCTCTGCTTCTGTCCCACTGACTCCTAAAACAATCctggttttttattttttcagaaaaatgtttccTTTAATTACAGGATAATTCTGTGGTTGATAAGTCTccttctctgagtctggttctgcaggtttcctcatGTGGAATTCATAAAATCACCGTGTCGTTTCTGGGGCTGTAGAAATACATTTCTATTTAACTGATTGAAAACAGGCCCCCTGTTTTAGAGGTTTTTGCTTGATTTCCTGTTCATCTTATTGTGATTTTCTCTTACCTGTTGTCAGACAAGATGGAATAACAGTCAACCAAGATTTCAATGTTTATTtacttaaaattattttcaatgaacatccaaaatgcaaaaaaaaaaagttcctttttTACGTTAAAGCATTGTGTAAACAGGGACTCACAGTAGCTTTATACTTCAGAATCAAACAGTTGTCCTTGCTAACAGGTACTTCTGAAAATGAGCCTGACGGGATTCATCCTACATGCAGAACAGACACCAAACCAGAAGTTCACAGAGAGGAGTCACTGACCTGGTGAGAGACCTGGGAAGCTACAtagtgtatttattttgaagaaaacagCATGCTGGTCACAGTGGTGTTCACCATGCTTCATGTCTCAGAAGGTCAGAGATCAGAGATTTATTCCTGCGATCTTTTAGAGGTCTGAAGAAAAACCCCGGAACCAGTGGTAAAAATAGCCTGTTTGTCTTCTAAAGGAAAACCAACAAGTCAAGAACAACCTTAAACAAAACATCTTAATGGAGTGTTTGTAGTGTTTGTGCTCAGTGAACctccagaacagcagcagccctcacTGTTACAGAAAAGGCactaaaatgtatattttgtgGTGAATTGAAGGTGGGAATTAAAGACATGTTGttaaatctctctctctgtcacacacacacacacacacacacacacacacacacacacacacacacacacacacacacacacacacactaacatttCAGCAGGGAGTGGCTGTAAAGCATATAATTCAGCCTCCTGAAGATGAAAAAGCAGTGGTAATGCTGGCTTCACACGGAGCTGATGGACAGATTCGTTTTATGGGGTTTACCACATCAACTAGGTCAAGAAAAAGCCTGACCACTGTTGAAGGTGTAAATTTTTCTGTACaacctaataaaaaaaaaccagtctGATCCACATCTGTGTATCTTAAGCAGAATACTCCAGAAGAATCATGGAGTAGCAGGTGGAGATTAAagtctctggttctgcaggtttcttcctgttaaagaaagtttttccttttcaccgCCTCTTGTGCTTGTTTGTGTGAAACTGCtgcattttctctgtaaaagtaacTTTAAAtgactttgatttatttgacaTGGAATTGACTTAAATCAAAACTGGACCTGACTGATTAGTTTATTGTGTTACAGAGTAAATATAGTAACATTTTCCTGGTAAGACCAACTGACGATCAGATTGCAGTATAATGTTTGTCCCTGAAGTAAAGTGAGTTTGATGTTCTGCCACGTTTTAAACGCCAGTGGTTTTAAATAGAATACGACGCTTTCACGCAAAGCATTTTGGGAAAGCACTAGTTGAACCTGGGGATAAAGCTGTCAATCTGCTAAAAAGCTGATCAGGGGCAAGTTTTAGTTTTAATTCCTTCTTCGCGTCAGTGAATAAAAGCTCACTGTTAAACTGCCgttatgttaaaaaaagaggGATGAAACCCTTTTACTAGACGGAGGGCGCTCTTTATGTTTATGAATCGCGACACATCTTCGATTTTTAGATGTTCTGATTTGCAGGTGTCTTTGGGTGTGCCTAAAACAACGAACACAGTAACTGtcatgtataaaaaaaatattatagcATAAAAACTTAAATCTATCTTCTGTGATGACACTAAATGATTCAAcactcatttatttaaatttgtgAGGACGCTTCAGTTTGACATTTCGTTTTTACAAATTTCAGACAGGCATCTGTTCGGACCGCTATAAGTGTGAAAAGAAGGCGGAGATGTAGGAGGGAATTTTTAgcgaaacattacaaaacagtCCGTCTCTCGAAAGCTTAAGAGGTGAATCCCGTAACGTTTTAAGTCATATAACTACAGAGACGAGGGGAGCATGGACAGGACGGTCAGTTTACCGAGCCAGCCCGACAGAACCGCCACCGGTGAGTGTGCTCTTCAGCCGGGCAGCTGTTACGTGTTGGGAGCTGTCAGCGTGTAAATGCACGTGAGCTCGAACACGGAGTGCTCACACGTTCATTTAAAGGTTAACAAACTATTGATGTCTATGCACAGCGCCATCCTTATCTGAACTAGTTTGAGAGTGTATTAGGTTAAAGGTAGCTTTTAAAACGGGATCAGCTTGTCTTGAAGGGGTTTTAAGCCATTCATCTGTCATACATGTATGATTCGGAGTGTTGTCTTATTTTCTAGAAGTCTTTGTCTACTGTCACTGAGAGATAAAACAGATTCTAGAACTTTCAGAAATAACTAATTAGTTACACATACACTGCTGTCTTCTTCAGGCCGAAGCTCCTGGAGAACTTCTGTAGTCAGATGAACAGACATTTATACAAAAGAGGATCATCTTTATTAACGTGTGATTGGAAATGATGCTGTGTGATGGAGACACGTGCAGCTGATGTTTATTCTAATGATGGTCAAACAGTGACAGAAGCTCCACGAACTGTTGTAACATCTGCTTTTCCCAGCAGCAGTGAAACCAGTCGTGTCAGTTTTATAACctaggtgtgtgtgagagtgtttaTCCCTCTCCATCGAAAGTCGCTCCACTTGTGGGGCGGACTTCACATTATTTCACACATATTCATTGATTGAAGACACAGCCAGGGTCCAGCGAGACTCCAGAATACAATACAAGAGAAATCCTTTATTAGCTAACTTGCTTGTAGAGATTAGATTgaattactgtgtgtgtgtgtgtgtgtgtgtgtgttttccagtgacgctggtggagagcagcagcacgcCCAGCGGGTTGGAGCTGGTCAGCTCCTACCAGACCACCAGAGTGGGAGACCCCATGGACCTGGTGGCTCTGGCAGCTCAAGTCCAGAAGGTGTGTGAAGTGAAGCTTTGATCGTTCTCATGATCCGTCACAGTCCTGGAGAgagctctctttctctctgtgtgtgtgtgtgtgtgtgtgtgtgtgtgtgtgtgtgtgtgtgtgtgtgtgtgtgtgtagggggatGAGTTCATAAAGGCCAATGCATGCAACAAGCTGACGGTCATCGCGGACCAGATCCGGTACCTGCAGGAGCAGGCCAGGAAGGTgaggagctgagcggagcagcagagccgggcGGCTGCTCGTCCTGGTTAAATCGagcgctcctcctcccccgcAGGCTCTGGAGGAGGCCAAACGGGACGCCGACCTCCACCACGCCGCCTGTAACATCGTGAAGAAGCCCGGCACCTTGTACCACCTCTACCAGCGGCCGTCCGGACAGAAGTACTTCTCCATCGTCTCTCCCAAGGTGGGTGATAACATCTCTGGCCCCGGGCCGCAAACGGGAGCCGTTACGAAACGCGCCACACACGTGAGCGCCGAGCGTGACGCGGCGCGTCTGAGTCACAGCTGgtggagttcaaaggtcacaaAACCCTGCGGGGAGCTGAGAAACTAGCAGGTGGTGGTTCAGACCGGATCTGGTGGATCCTGAGGTGCAGCAGACATCACAACCAGCCTCGCTTGCTGCAGAAACACGGCTGTTAATCAACACTGCCCCCTCCTGCAGGAATGGGGTCCCAGCTGCCCCCACCCCTTCATCGGCACCTTCAAGCTGCAGCACGACATGTCCTGGACCCccgtggaggaggtggagaagagggaggCGGAGATCGCCATCATGGACAAGCTGCTGAGCCAGCAGACGGCCTTACCGCCGTATCCAGGACTCAACTTCAAAGGCCTGTCGGAGtgaaggaggcggaggacggaCCGACACCGACTGCCTCGAGGCGTCGTCCTCACCCGTCCTGGAGGGAGCAACGCCGGCTCAGCCTGGAAACACCGCCGTTCAGGAAACCTTCCACTAAAAACTTCATTAAGCAAGTAACGGGgaggacagaagaagagaaTCAGTGATCTGATGATTCCAGTCAGTTAAACTGACAGTTCTTTTAATTCCACAGAAGTCTTATTTATTATCAGATTTCCTTATTTTACTGGATCTGCTTTAGCTGAGATCTAAAGAGTTTCCAGACTTCACACAACACTGGCAtcatcctttatttttttccccaaaattaTTCTCAGAAAATCCTTTCCTCTTCCGCCCGGGGCGTGAAGGATGCTGCTCTATAAACTGTTGTGGAAAACCTGTCCTGGAATAAAGAATCCTGAGAGAAAagattttttgtgttttcttcagtctgACAGAGGCGAGACGTCTGCAACGTATGAActcaataaacagaaaactaTCATGGAAACAACGAATGAAGAGTAAATCTTCTCTTCAGATTGTTTGAGCCTGTAAAGTTTTAGTCTGACTTAAGACAGTTTTTTGGGCACTTGCAACCACCTAAATATTTACATGAATTGGCCGttgaagagcaggaagatgtTGCACCTCGGCGCCCCTAGAGGCCACAGACTGAACAGCTCACCTTTAATTTCAGGATCTGTTTCGACGTTCCTCGTGAACGTTTCTCTGCCGGTTTTTACTCATCCTGACAGCTTTCAGGGCTTTGAGGCTCGTTGTcctgtttcaagtgaaacagCGGCGTTTagtttcatgttgggccactagagggtgctgctgtctgctgccaCGAAACTACACACAACACGTTAGctgcgttttcactggaaggCATCATGTGAACaagtttttatttgattcagattttatttagcGCTGTGGTTTCAACCATCtcccaaaaaaaccaaacttcagcctttctctctttcattcatCGCTTCAtgaaatgtgcctttttttaatgcctCCACGGTGAACGAGTTACAAAGTGTAAATTCTTTTAAACATAAGTTTGATTTCAAGTGCAGTGACAATCTAATTGACtgatttattgtaaatgtaacATTAAAAGTGCTGGTTGGTTTAAAACGCCGGCGGCGGTCAGCTGGAGGccggacaggaagtgatggacaGCAGGAAGGAGTTCATGTGCGGCAGCAGCTGCCAGTCGTCCGTGGCGATGTGGAAGTGCGCGGCGTCCTCCTCGGACCGGATCTTCATCAGGACGTGAGAGGCgggcgggaggaagaggagcaccTTGACCGGGTCGCCGCGGGCCGGGTCCGTCACCAGGAAGGACAGGAAGTGCCTTTCCACCAGCGCGTCCAGGGCGGCCTCCTCCAGGCCGCAGCAGAACAGGCTGTCGGCGCCGCCgctgtcgtcgtcgtcgtcggcGGCAaggatttcctcccacagcccgTCGAACAGCCGGGACCTGTCGCCGCGGCTCCAAGACGGCGGCGCCGGCAGCGGCAGGAAGGTCTGGCGGAAGGCCACGGGCACGTCGGGCAGCGGGCCGTGCCAGGTGCGGCCGTCGGCGGTGCTGAACAGGGCGCTGGCGCGCAGCGTGGTGGGCCGCGGCCGCCGGGGCCGGACGGTCAGCCGCagcgccggcggcggccggtCCCCGAACAGGCAGGGCACGCTGGCGTCCGGCAGCGCCTCGTAGTGGGCGTCGGTCCGGTCGAAGTGGAGCCGCAGGCTGAACAGCCGGCTGAAGGCGGCGTCCGCCGTGTCCGCGTGACGCAGCTCGTACCGCAGGGTGATGTCCGAGGCGAAGCCGGCGTCGGAGAACTGAGCCCTGTACGcctccagcgccgccgccgcgtcgcCGGGGTGCTGGTCCGCCTGGCCCTCCCCCGCCGGCGCCCCCGGCTCCGGGCGCACCTCCGTCAGCCTGAAGACCGGCGTCTCCGTCTGGAGGACGGTGAGCGACCCCGTCAGCGCCTCGCTCTCCGCCACCAGCGAGGACAGCGCCTGCTTCTTGACCTGGCGCCCGGCGCCGTCCGCCAGCACGCCGGCCAGCTTGTCCCGGGACAGCGTGGTGAGCAGGGTGTAGTAGAGGCGGGCGTGGTCCTGGACGTCCGTGTCGCCGTGGCGGGACGCCACGTGCTGCAGGACGTCGGCCAGCGGGAGCAGCAGCGAGTCCAGGCCGGGGTGCACCAGCAGGCGGCGGCAGACGGCCAGCACGCCGTTCCCCAGGCGCCAGTCGCCTCGGACGCCCGGACAGCCGCCGGAGGGCGAGGTGACGGCGGAGAGGAAGCGCAGCGTGGCGCGCTGGGGGACTCCGGCCTCCTCCGCCACCCGGGCCAGCGTCTTCAGGTGGCGGCTCAGGTCCTGCGGCGTGAGCTGCGAGAGCGGCGCGTCCACGATGACCTTCTGCAGCGCCTCCAGCAGCCCGGAGGCCCAGCGGCACTCCGGCAGCCGCTCCTGCGTCAGGTCCGCCAGGTTGATGAGGTGCGGCGCCAGCCGGGGGTGTTTGACGTAGAGCCGGCACAGCCGCTCCGTCAGGCCGGACGAGAACCGCTCCACGTGGTGGAAGtaggacaggaagaggaaggcgGCTCTGAAGAAGGTGACCACGACctccctgccgccgccgccgctctccacGATGCGCAGCAGCGAGCCCAGGTGCTCGTACAGGTAGGGCAGCCCCACGCCGTCCCCGCcctgctcgtcctcctccaggcACACCAGGCACAGCAGGTTGAGCCTGGACAGCAGCGCGGCGCCGTCGTTGAACACGGTGGGCGCCAGGACGGCGGCCAGGCGCGGCGTCAGCAGCACGGGGACGCTCTCCTCGCCGTCGCCGCAGCCGATGGGCCGGTTCTCGGGGAAGTGCAGCAGGCAGTCGGTGTAGAAGAGCTTCTGGGGCGCCGGCAGCAGGGGGTGCTGGGccagcaccaccagccgccGCAGGAGGAAggcctcgtcctcggcgctgaaCAGGCTGTCGGTGAACGCGCTCTTCATCAGCAGGGTGGCGTGAAGGAGGGACACCTGGCCGgcgagagcagaggaggaacagccGTTTACTTCGTCCacttcacaaaaacatgaatccaattcaaaacaaaaaaaattctcatttgtttttcagggacaaaaaaaaaatggaaacatttacAACGAGAAAAAACTGTGACTAAAGTAAGAAAGGGACCAAACTAAAGGAATAAACTGTTTTGGTCAATGTGTGAGTTTAGTGAATGAACAGGTTCAGACTTGGCGGCGTGTCGGTGCGTCCTGACCTCGGCGGTCCCCAGCAGACGCAGCAGCTGCGCCCTGAAGACGCCCGGCGGGACCCCGGGCGCCATGGCCACCACCTCGGTGAGCCGGTGCAGCAGCGCCGCCTGGCACAGCGGGGTGAGCAGGTAGGACTCCTCCAGCAGCGAGGACACGGCCGACCGCAGCTCCTTGCAGTCCGGCCCGGTGTGCAGGGTGGGGACGGTTCCCATCGGCCCCCGGACCAGGGAGCGCAGCGCCGCGGGGTCCGTCGTCACCCCCGAGTCCTGATCCGCctcccacgccgccgccgcgccggccCCCAGCAGGGCCTTGAGGTGCCCGGCCCCGGCCGCGCCGTCCCGGCTCAGCCGATAGACGGCGTTCCTCAGGGCCGCGGCCTGGACCCCGGCCAGCGCCTGGTGGAGCCGGGAGGTCTCTCTCTGCCGGAGcc encodes:
- the c5h1orf50 gene encoding uncharacterized protein C1orf50 homolog, translated to MDRTVSLPSQPDRTATVTLVESSSTPSGLELVSSYQTTRVGDPMDLVALAAQVQKGDEFIKANACNKLTVIADQIRYLQEQARKALEEAKRDADLHHAACNIVKKPGTLYHLYQRPSGQKYFSIVSPKEWGPSCPHPFIGTFKLQHDMSWTPVEEVEKREAEIAIMDKLLSQQTALPPYPGLNFKGLSE
- the ap5b1 gene encoding AP-5 complex subunit beta-1, coding for MEAVWADRLALFSRGPAAFLSGTTAEAFLAELLRELRDDRAGFSLKLLLLSPLCEHPALLCPSDWVGEETALDLMSVFSQCPSRCVQFRCQLLVALTSVLVCTSCAAASSRASQDFVDLLLQAAQDSQADGSQRPLQETACECLRELEACCPGLLSQRLELLGGLRQRETSRLHQALAGVQAAALRNAVYRLSRDGAAGAGHLKALLGAGAAAAWEADQDSGVTTDPAALRSLVRGPMGTVPTLHTGPDCKELRSAVSSLLEESYLLTPLCQAALLHRLTEVVAMAPGVPPGVFRAQLLRLLGTAEVSLLHATLLMKSAFTDSLFSAEDEAFLLRRLVVLAQHPLLPAPQKLFYTDCLLHFPENRPIGCGDGEESVPVLLTPRLAAVLAPTVFNDGAALLSRLNLLCLVCLEEDEQGGDGVGLPYLYEHLGSLLRIVESGGGGREVVVTFFRAAFLFLSYFHHVERFSSGLTERLCRLYVKHPRLAPHLINLADLTQERLPECRWASGLLEALQKVIVDAPLSQLTPQDLSRHLKTLARVAEEAGVPQRATLRFLSAVTSPSGGCPGVRGDWRLGNGVLAVCRRLLVHPGLDSLLLPLADVLQHVASRHGDTDVQDHARLYYTLLTTLSRDKLAGVLADGAGRQVKKQALSSLVAESEALTGSLTVLQTETPVFRLTEVRPEPGAPAGEGQADQHPGDAAAALEAYRAQFSDAGFASDITLRYELRHADTADAAFSRLFSLRLHFDRTDAHYEALPDASVPCLFGDRPPPALRLTVRPRRPRPTTLRASALFSTADGRTWHGPLPDVPVAFRQTFLPLPAPPSWSRGDRSRLFDGLWEEILAADDDDDSGGADSLFCCGLEEAALDALVERHFLSFLVTDPARGDPVKVLLFLPPASHVLMKIRSEEDAAHFHIATDDWQLLPHMNSFLLSITSCPASS